In the genome of Quercus robur chromosome 3, dhQueRobu3.1, whole genome shotgun sequence, one region contains:
- the LOC126719548 gene encoding uncharacterized protein LOC126719548: protein MAVHSKDEALMCKVFPYSLGPVAIRWFNGLKANSIDSITKLTRAFGAHFITCSQVPWPLGSLLSMSMRKGETLKAYSDRYWEMFNEIEGDYDDVAISTFKAGLPTEHDLRKSLTGKPVTSSGSANTQVFNAVFREPVQQVLEKIKNKPFFKWPNKMARDPMRHN from the exons ATGGCCGTTCACTCCAAAGATGAGGCTTTAATGTGTAAGGTCTTCCCATATAGCTTGGGCCCAGTAGCGATAAGATGGTTCAATGGTTTAAAGGCGAATTCTATTGACTCCATTACGAAACTCACTCGGGCTTTTGGTGCTCACTTTATTACTTGTAGCCAGGTCCCTTGGCCTTTGGGATCCTTATTATCCATGTCCATGCGGAAGGGTGAGACTCTTAAGGCTTATTCAGAtagatactgggagatgtttAACGAAATAGAGGGAGATTATGATGACGTGGCTATTAGCACTTTTAAGGCTGGTCTTCCAACcgagcatgatttgaggaaatctCTAACTGGTAAACCTGTTACCAGT TCAGGATCTGCCAACACTCAGGTGTTTAACGCTGTATTTCGAGAGCCAGTGCAACAGGTActggagaagattaagaatAAGCCGTTtttcaaatggccaaataagatggcaAGAGATCCAATGAGACACAACTAG
- the LOC126717849 gene encoding lignin-forming anionic peroxidase-like produces the protein MASTRTSVCLFLSMLLFLSNMHCEAQLSSTFYDKTCPNALSKIRSAIRTAVSRERRMAASLVRLHFHDCFVQGCDASILLDDAPSISSEKKAINNDHSIRGYEVIDDAKSQVESICPGIVSCADIVAVAARDASVAVGGPTWSVKLGRRDSTTASRSLAESNLPSFRDSLDRLTSLFGSKGLSQRDMVALSGSHTIGQARCVTFRDRIHNNASDIDAGFASTRKRRCSLDDASSDNLAPLDLVTPNSFDNNYFKNLIQKKGLLQTDQILFSGGSTDSIVTEYSKSPSTFSSDFAAAMVKMGDIDPKTGSEGQIRKFCNVVN, from the exons TTCTACTCGTACAAGTGTATGCTTGTTTCTTTCTATGTTATTGTTTCTCTCAAATATGCATTGTGAAGCACAACTATCTTCCACATTCTATGACAAAACATGTCCAAATGCACTTAGTAAGATCCGATCAGCTATCAGAACAGCGGTTTCTCGTGAGCGTAGAATGGCAGCATCACTCGTTCGGCTCCATTTCCATGATTGTTTTGTTCAG GGTTGTGATGCATCAATCTTGCTTGATGATGCTCCCTCAATATCGAGCGAGAAAAAGGCAATAAACAATGATCATTCAATTAGAGGATACGAGGTCATTGATGATGCCAAGTCCCAAGTAGAGAGCATTTGTCCTGGCATTGTATCATGTGCAGATATTGTTGCAGTTGCTGCTCGTGATGCATCTGTCGCT GTGGGTGGACCAACATGGTCAGTGAAACTTGGAAGAAGAGACTCAACCACCGCAAGCCGTAGCCTAGCTGAGAGCAACCTTCCAAGCTTTAGAGACAGCCTTGACAGGCTAACATCCTTGTTTGGTAGCAAAGGTTTGAGTCAAAGAGACATGGTTGCCCTCTCAG GATCCCATACAATTGGCCAAGCAAGATGTGTGACATTCCGTGATAGGATACATAACAATGCAAGTGATATCGATGCAGGCTTTGCTAGCACTAGAAAGCGCAGGTGTTCACTTGATGATGCTAGCAGTGATAATCTAGCGCCCCTTGATTTGGTGACACCCAATTCCTTTGATAATAACTACTTCAAGAATCTCATTCAGAAGAAGGGCCTTCTTCAAACTGATCAAATACTCTTTAGTGGAGGATCCACAGACAGCATTGTTACAGAGTATAGCAAGAGCCCTTCAACTTTCAGTTCTGATTTTGCTGCTGCCATGGTAAAGATGGGAGATATTGATCCTAAGACTGGTTCTGAAGGACAGATTCGAAAGTTTTGCAATGTTGTCAATTAA
- the LOC126719547 gene encoding uncharacterized protein LOC126719547: MSVSLYPTEESSSMPKRAKIGVPLVLDFSEEDKVGTIQPNDDALVVTLRIGGYNVKRVMIDQGSATDIMYPDLYRGLNLKPENLTAYSSPLVSFEGKMVVPKGQIRLPVQTGTDVVEVDFIVVDVFSPYTAIMGRPWLHTQGPSPLLFTRK, from the coding sequence ATGTCGGTATCCCTTTATCCGACCGAGGAATCTAGTTCAATGCCTAAGAGAGCCAAGATAGGCGTCCCGTTAGTGTTAGATTTTTCAGAAGAGGACAAAGTCGGAACCATACAGCCCAATGATGATGCTCTAGTGGTTACGCTGAGAATTGGTGGGTATAACGTGAAAAGGGTAATGATTGACCAAGGCAGCGCTACTGACATCATGTACCCTGACTTGTATAGGGGGCTAAACTTGAAACCTGAAAACTTAACAGCCTATAGTTCTCCTCTGGTGAGTTTTGAGGGCAAAATGGTTGTCCCAAAAGGTCAGATCAGATTACCTGTGCAGACCGGCACAGATgtggtggaagtggacttcatcgtcGTAGATGTTTTCTCTCCCTACACGGCCATTATGGGCAGACCCTGGCTTCATACCCAAGGGCCGTCTCCTCTACTCTTCACCAGAAAATGA
- the LOC126717845 gene encoding defensin Ec-AMP-D2-like: protein MERSMRVFSTVFVVLLLLVATEMGPMVAEARTCESQSHRFKGPCVRKSNCASVCQTEGFHGGQCRGFRRRCFCTKHC, encoded by the exons atggAGCGATCCATGCGTGTGTTTTCCACAGTTTTCGTCGTGCTGCTGCTTCTTGTGGCCACAG AGATGGGGCCAATGGTAGCCGAAGCTAGGACATGTGAGTCACAGAGCCATCGCTTCAAAGGCCCATGTGTGAGGAAGAGTAACTGTGCTTCTGTCTGCCAAACGGAGGGCTTTCATGGCGGCCAATGCCGGGGCTTCCGCCGCCGATGCTTCTGCACTAAACATTGTTAG